Proteins from a single region of Trypanosoma brucei brucei TREU927 chromosome 7, complete sequence:
- a CDS encoding inositol polyphosphate kinase-like protein, putative, whose translation MGEEENLRRNSLRSSVRPSVVAILDLPESNECRSVSRKATENARASHLEKAKGSTDDADGYRSSAELTPAQKHSDGNHSFTTVPMWERRTSGVGNGSSDLHTDACDNSNALVGFPTAEGGGGPGSGRHIDKIRSIVESTSSSNVQRELSRTNDTIGKRRVSGSTQCSACSDNDENNAPTETPVWRWMDDVHWPSLDGERESCSVTQSPVTARRPAHAEQSADNHPLPRDGSMSRSSYNDAHSGFTPSDEAETEHCSCRISGNSTVASRVLGRVPGEGGRCINLLQRRRRVANGFSTARATGLFGTGGGSQTSVSPAEGFTATLSGGHSSIGGHHLAFQHNGVFMKESCSRREESFYEMLKPVQEYVERYAVFFAALYASEEAAYCRDKMGDVDDKVVVEGNATTEEDTKAPLTPGVCEDEFVAECDASGDDGDPDSSNTLVGPPRDWKAGGHGASGTYGVAGDCAEDIGEGNGEEAVGGEGGFPISHDMSSSTEGHLFSRDVKNWEFLVRLAPFVPRYHGLYHVRVNPTGDVDSVRAEAVESAQECALTSSAPRETTENRSGEGEKIAGVGLRQMIVLEDICSGFQHPCVLDLKMGKRQYGLNPPEAKLRSKEHKAAQTTTKLYGVRLAGMRRWCPDKQRYETRSKLAGRLLSLDGLRDTIYRFMQRSSRIQQVFKRQIMRLRRAFFQDHVYRFFTSSLLFVYDADDPLTSARVVMVDFAFTYEREELLRGGDADAEQDKDVGYIEALKTVLDMLT comes from the coding sequence ATgggggaagaggagaatTTACGTAGAAACTCATTAAGGAGCTCCGTACGGCCATCGGTAGTGGCAATATTAGATCTCCCCGAGTCAAATGAATGCAGGTCGGTGTCTAGAAAAGCGACGGAAAATGCACGGGCCTCACATTTAGAGAAGGCGAAGGGAAGCACCGATGACGCTGACGGTTACAGGAGCTCTGCAGAGCTTACTCCCGCTCAGAAGCACAGTGATGGGAACCACAGTTTTACCACCGTTCCAATGTGGGAACGCAGAACTAGTGGTGTTGGAAATGGAAGTAGTGATTTACATACCGATGCATGCGACAACAGTAACGCGCTAGTTGGCTTCCCTACAGCGGAGGGTGGAGGGGGTCCTGGTAGTGGTCGCCATATCGACAAAATAAGAAGCATAGTCGAGAGTACGAGTAGTAGTAATGTTCAGAGGGAGCTTTCACGCACGAATGATACAATCGGTAAGCGCAGAGTCTCCGGTAGTACCCAGTGTTCGGCTTGCAGTGACAATGACGAAAATAATGCACCGACGGAAACTCCCGTGTGGCGTTGGATGGACGACGTTCACTGGCCGAGCTTAGATGGAGAAAGAGAATCTTGCAGCGTGACGCAATCTCCTGTGACCGCAAGAAGACCGGCACATGCAGAGCAATCTGCCGATAACCACCCTCTTCCACGTGATGGCAGCATGAGCCGGTCTTCTTACAACGATGCCCACTCAGGGTTTACACCCTCCGATGAAGCGGAGACGGAACATTGCAGTTGTAGAATTAGTGGAAACTCCACAGTAGCCAGTAGAGTGTTGGGTCGGGTGCCAGGGGAAGGAGGCCGCTGTATCAACTTATTACAGCGCCGACGCCGGGTGGCAAATGGTTTCTCTACGGCGAGGGCAACGGGTCTGTTCGGCACGGGCGGTGGTAGCCAAACCTCCGTCTCACCAGCTGAGGGATTCACAGCTACTTTAAGTGGCGGTCACTCATCTATCGGCGGTCATCATCTGGCGTTTCAGCACAACGGTGTGTTCATGAAGGAAAGTTGCTCCCGTCGTGAGGAGAGTTTTTACGAAATGTTGAAGCCAGTGCAGGAGTACGTTGAGCGATATGCAGTTTTCTTTGCTGCCCTGTACGCCTCAGAGGAAGCGGCATATTGTAGGGACAAAATGGGGGATGTAGATGACAAGGTTGTTGTGGAGGGGAATGCTACGACAGAGGAGGACACAAAGGCACCACTCACCCCTGGTGTCTGTGAGGATGAGTTTGTAGCGGAGTGCGATGCTTCCGGCGATGACGGCGACCCCGATTCGAGCAATACGTTAGTGGGACCCCCTCGTGACTGGAAAGCTGGTGGGCACGGTGCGTCAGGAACGTATGGAGTTGCCGGCGATTGTGCAGAGGACATCGGGGAGGGCAATGGCGAGGAGGCTGTTGGTGGCGAAGGCGGATTTCCCATTTCTCACGATATGTCTTCGAGTACAGAGGGTCACCTCTTCTCCCGTGATGTGAAGAATTGGGAGTTCCTGGTGAGGTTAGCGCCATTTGTACCACGGTACCACGGCCTATATCATGTGAGGGTCAATCCTACCGGTGATGTTGATTCCGTACGCGCTGAAGCGGTAGAGAGCGCCCAGGAATGCGCATTAACCAGTAGCGCGCCCCGTGAAACTACCGAAAACCGCTCGGGAGAGGGCGAAAAGATTGCCGGTGTTGGGCTCAGACAGATGATTGTGCTCGAAGACATATGTAGCGGTTTTCAACATCCGTGCGTTCTTGATTTAAAGATGGGCAAGCGGCAGTACGGTCTTAACCCGCCAGAAGCTAAGTTACGAAGTAAGGAGCACAAAGCGGCGCAGACAACAACCAAACTTTACGGAGTTCGGCTTGCAGGGATGCGGCGGTGGTGTCCCGACAAGCAGCGATATGAAACGCGCTCTAAGCTTGCTGGGCGTCTCTTGTCATTGGATGGGCTTCGGGACACGATTTACCGTTTCATGCAACGCAGTAGTCGCATTCAACAAGTTTTCAAACGGCAGATCATGAGACTTCGCCGTGCATTCTTTCAGGATCATGTGTACCGTTTCTTTACCTCTTCCTTGTTATT